Below is a genomic region from Mycolicibacterium neworleansense.
CGACCGGTAGCGCGCGCCCGCAGAGAGCAGCAGAGCAGAGGACACGATGGCGACATACGCAATCGTCAAGACCGGCGGCAAGCAGTACAAGGTTGCCGCTGGTGACGTGGTGAAGGTTGAGAAGCTCGACGCCGAGCCCGGCGCGTCGGTGTCGCTGCCCGTGGCCCTCGTGGTCGACGGCGCCAAGGTCACCAGCAAGGCCGATGACCTGGCCAAGGTCGCCGTGACCGGCGAGGTGCTGGAGCACACCAAGGGTCCCAAGATCCGTATCCACAAGTTCAAGAACAAGACCGGCTACCACAAGCGCCAGGGGCACCGTCAGCAGCTGACCGTGCTCAAGGTCACCGGCATCAAGTAACGAGGGAGCGAACCAATGGCACACAAGAAGGGCGCTTCCAGCTCTCGCAACGGTCGTGAATCCGCAGCACAGCGGCTCGGCGTCAAGCGGTTCGGTGGTCAGGTCGTCAAGGCCGGCGAGATCCTCGTCCGCCAGCGCGGCACCCACTTCCACCCCGGCGTCAACGTCGGCCGTGGCGGCGACGACACCCTGTTCGCGCTGGCTCCCGGCTCGGTGGAGTTCGGTTCCAAGCGCGGCCGCAAGCACGTGAACATCGTTCCCGTGCCGCGCCCGGAGGCCTGAGACTTCGAGGATTCTCCGCGAATGTGAAGCAGCTGCGAGTTCTCGATAGGACTATCGCAATAGCTTCACATTCGACGGAGAGGATGTCCGATGCCCCGGTTTGTCGACCGCGTCGTCATCCATGCGAGTGCAGGGAACGGCGGCCACGGCTGTGCGTCGGTGCACCGCGAGAAATTCAAACCCCTCGGCGGCCCTGACGGCGGCAATGGTGGTCGCGGCGGCAGCATCGTGCTCGTCGTGGATCCTCAGGTACACACCCTGCTGGACTTCCACTTTCATCCCCATGTGGTCGCACCCTCGGGTAAGCAGGGTGCGGGCAGTAACCGTGACGGCGCTGCCGGCGACGATCTGATCGTGCGCGTGCCGGACGGCACGGTGGTGCTCGACGAGAACGGCCGGATGCTGGCCGACATGGTCGGTGCAGGCACCCGGTTCGAAGCCGCACAAGGCGGCCGTGGTGGTCTCGGTAACGCGGCGCTGGCCTCGCGGGCCCGTAAGGCTCCGGGCTTCGCCCTGCTCGGTGAGAAGGGGCAGTCCCGGGATCTCACCCTGGAACTCAAGACCGTCGCCGACGTCGGCCTGATCGGTTTTCCCTCGGCCGGCAAATCCTCTCTGGTGTCGACCATCTCGGCGGCCAAGCCCAAGATCGCCGACTATCCGTTCACCACGCTGGTACCCAACCTGGGTGTGGTGTCGGCCGGTGACAACACGTTCACTGTGGCCGACGTTCCCGGCCTGATTCCGGGAGCGTCCGAAGGCCGGGGTCTGGGCCTGGAATTCCTCCGGCACCTTGAGCGCTGCGCGGTGCTCGTGCATGTCGTGGACTGCGCCACCATGGAACCCGGGCGTGACCCGATCTCCGATATCGAGGCGCTGGAAGCCGAACTCGCCGCCTATTCCCCGACGCTGCAAGGTGATTCCACCCTCGGCGATCTCGCGTCGCGGCCGCGTGCGGTGGTGCTCAACAAGATCGATGTTCCCGATGCCCGGGAGCTGGCCGACTTCGTGCGGGAAGAGGTCGCCGACCGGTTCGGCTGGCCGGTGTACGAGATCTCGACCGTCAGCCGTGATGGATTGCGCCCGTTGATCTTTGCGCTGTGGGAGATGGTGAAGGCCTATCGCGACGCGCAGCCCGCGGTGGTGCCCAGGCGTCCGGTGATCCGGCCGATCGCCGTCGACGAGAGCGGCTTCACGGTCGAGACCGACGGTTTCGGCGGGTTCATCGTGCGCGGTACCCGTCCCGAGCGCTGGATCGCACAGACCAACTTCGACAACGACGAAGCCGTCGGTTACCTCGGCGACCGGTTGGCGCGGTTGGGCGTCGAGGATGAGCTGTTCAAACTGGGCGCCAAGCCCGGGTGCGCCGTGACCATCGGCGACATGACCTTCGACTGGGAGCCGCAGACCCCGGCCGGTGTGGACATGCCGCTGACGGGTCGAGGCACCGACATCCGGCTCGAGCAGACCGACCGGATCGGCGCCGCCGAACGCAAGGCTGCCCGACGGGAGCGCCGCCAGCCCGGCAGTGAGGACGCGTGAGCGTTCATCGCGAGGCGATTCGGACCGCACGCAGCGTAGTCGTCAAGATCGGCACCACGGCGCTCACCACTCCGGCCGGTGTCTTCGACGCCCGCCGGCTCGCGGTCCTGGTCGAGGCCATCGAGGGCCGGATGAAGGCCGGCTCCGATCTGGTGATCGTGTCCTCCGGTGCCATCGCGGCCGGAATCGAGCCGCTCGGACTCTCCAAGCGCCCAACGGATCTGGCCACCAAGCAGGCGGCGGCCAGCGTCGGCCAGGTGGCCCTGGTCAACGCGTGGAGTTCGGCGTTCGCCGTATACAGCCGCACGGTCGGCCAGGTGCTGCTGACCGCCCACGACATCGCGATGCGGGTGCAGCACAACAACGCACAGCGCACCTTGGACCGGTTGCGCGCCCTGCATGCGGTGGCGATCGTCAACGAGAACGACACCGTGGCCACCAACGAGATCAGGTTCGGCGACAACGACCGCCTCTCCGCTCTGGTGGCCCAACTGGTCGGTGCCGATGCGCTGATCCTGCTGTCCGACATCGACGGCCTGTACGACTCCGATCCACGAAAAGGCAACGCCCGCTTCATCCCTGAGGTCGCCGCGCAAGGCGATCTGGACGGGGTGGTGGCCGGCGGAGGCAGCAACCTGGGTACTGGCGGCATGGCCTCGAAGCTGTCGTCGGCCTTGCTGGCCGCCGATGCCGGGGTGCCGGTGCTGCTGGCCGCCGCGGCCGATGCCGGTGCGGCCCTGAGCGATGCGTCGGTGGGCACCGTCTTCGCGCCGCGGCCCGAGCGGATGTCGGCGCGGCGGTTCTGGGTTCGCCATGCCGCGGAGTCGCACGGGGCATTGACCCTCGACGACGGCGCGGTGCGCGCGGTGGTCAAACAGCGCCGTTCGCTGCTGCCGGCCGGGATCACCGAGGTCAGCGGGCGATTCCACGGCGGTGACGTGGTGGATCTGCGGGGGCTTGACGGGCAGACCGTGGCGCGTGGCGTGGTGGCCTACGAGGCGACGGAGCTGGCGGCGATCATCGGCCGCTCGACGCCGGATCTGCCGGCCGAGCTGCGCCGGCCCGCGGTGCACGCCGACGATCTGGTCGCCACCTAGCGATTTGTGCACCTCCGGTAACGCTGACCGTTCCGGGCGGTGCACAAATCACAGGTGCGGGGACTCCAGATACAGCGCACCCCAGATTATTTGCGTGAGGGTGTCGGCCAGTTCGGCGTCGTAGGAGTTCGGGTGTGACGGCAGGTTCTGATGGCAGGTCCGTTCCACCATCCAGGTCAGGGTGCTGGCGGTGACGTCGGCCGGAAGTTGCGTGCGGATCGAACCGTCGGCCTGCCCCTGCTCGATCACGCGGGTGAGCTGATCGCCGATCCCGGTCAACAGCTCGCGGTAGGTCTGCCCGACGAGTGGGTCGTAGCCCGACATCTCGTTGAGCGCGATCAATACCGGTTGGTGGCGCCGATAGCTGGCGATGATGCCTGCCATGGCCGCACGGACGTCGTCCGGGTCGCGCCGCCCCGAGACACTCCACCACCGCTCGGCGGCCTGGGTCAGATCGCCGAACACCTGGCTGGCCAGCCGGCGCAGCAGATGCCCCTTGTCCTCGAAGTAGATGTAGAAGCTGGCCCGCGAGATCCCGGCCTCGGTGGCCAGTCTGTCGACGCTGAGCTCGGTGAAGCTGGTGCCGTCGGCCATCAACCGGTCGGTGGCATCGAGTAGCTGCCGTTCGATCCGCTCGCGCCGTTCCTCCCGGTTGGCCTGCGGTTTTCGCGTTACCGATGGCATGGGCACAGCGTATCGGCTTTCCTCACACCTTGACTAGACATAGTGTCTAGACTTATCGTCACCCACATGACTGTGTCGCCCATCACATCCGCCACTTCCTACGTGCGCCCGTACGACCCGATCGATCTCTCGTCCCGGGTGTTCTGGGCCACCACGGCCGCCGATCGCGAGGTCTCTTTCGCCGAGCTGCGTGCCTCCCGGCCTGTCAGTTGGCATCCACCGGTCGAGGACGCGCTCATGCCCGATCCCGACGATCGCGGGTTCTGGGCGGTCACCCGGCACGCCGACATCGTGACGGTCAGCCGTGACAGCGAGACCTATCTGTCGGGCAAAGGGGTGCTGTTCGAGTCCATTCCGGAAGAGCTGCTGGAGGCCTCACAGTCGTTCCTGGCGATGGACGCGCCCCGGCACACGCTGATCCGCAAACTGGTCCACGCGGCGTTCACGCCCCGCCAGGTCGCCCGCATCGAAACCTCGATCAAGGAGAACGCCCGCGATATCGTGGCCGAGCTCAAAGAGGTCGGTAGCGGGGTGGACTTCGTCGACCAGTGCGCCAAGGAACTTCCGATCCGCACGTTGTCGGACATGGTGGGAATCCCCGAATCCGAACGCCAGCGGGTGGCGCATGCCGCCGACGCGCTGGTGTCCTGGGCCGACCCGGTTTATCTGGCCGGGCGCAACCCGCTGGAGGTGCTGCTGCAGAACCAGATGTACCTGCATCAGGTGGCGAATGCGCTTGCCGCAGAACGCAGGCAGAGTCCCGGCAACGATCTGATCAGCGCGCTGGTGCACGCGGAGGTCGACGGGGACCGGCTCACCGACGCCGAGGTCGCGGCATTCTTCGTGCTGCTGGCGGTGGCGGGCAACGATACGACGCGCCAGACCACGAGCCATGCGCTCAAGGCGCTCACCGATCACCCCGACCAGCGGGCTTGGCTGCTGGCGGATTTCGACGACCGGATCGGCGGCGCGGTCGAAGAGTTCGTGCGTTGGGCGACGCCGGTGATGACGTTCCGGCGTACCGCGGCCGTCGACGTCGAACTCGGTGGGCAGCGGATCTCGGCGGGGGAGAAGGTGGTGATGTTCTATTCCTCTGGTAACCGGGATGCCGAGGTGTTCGACCGGCCCGAGGTTCTCGACCTGAGCCGAAAGCCCAATCCGCACCTGGGATTCGGTGGCGGTGGCCGCCATTTCTGCCTGGGCGCGCATGTCGCCCGGACGCAGTTGCGCGCGATCTTCGGCGAGCTGCTGCATCAGTTGCCCGATATCGCCGCGGGGGAGCCGGCCTATCTGGAGGGCAACTTCGTGCACGCTATCCGGTCGATGCCGTGCACGTTCTCCTGAGCTCACCGGCCAACAGCGTCAACATTTCCGAACAGCCCGCCTCGACCTTCACCGTGGCCAGATCGTCACCGCGGGTGGGTCCGCGGTTGATGATCGCCACCGGGATTTCGTGTGCGGCCGCGTGCCGGACGAATCGGTAACCCGAGTACACGGTCAGGGAGGACCCGGCCACCAAGAGTGCCTCGCCATCGTCCACCATCGAGTACGCCTGTTCGACACGGGCTTTGGGGACACTCTCGCCGAAGTAGACGATGTCGGGTTTGAGCATGCCCGCACAGGCCGGGCAGTCCACGACGGTGAACGAATCGGTTTCGCGGACCACTGCGTCGGCGTCGGGTGCCACCGCGATCCCGCCGACCGCCTCGGCGCGTTCGATGAAGCCGGGATTGGCCGCTTCCAACAGCGCGGCCAACTCGTCGCGGCCCATCGTCGCGCCGCAGTCCAGGCAGATCACCTGCGCGTACGTGCCATGCAGGTTGACCACCGACCGGCTGCCGGCCTTGCTGTGCAGTAGATCGACGTTCTGGGTGATCAGCCCGTTCACCACGCCGGTGGCTTCGAGTGCGGCCAGGGCCCGGTGTCCGGCGTTGGGCAGCGTGTTGTCCATGTGGCGCCAGCCGACGTGGTTGCGAGCCCAGTACCGCTGCCGGAACACCGGATCGGAGGTGAACTGCCGGATCGTCATCGGATTGCTCGGCGGGGAATCCGGGCCACGGTAATCGGGGATGCCGGAATCGGTCGACATTCCCGCGCCGGTCAACACCGCCACGCGGCGTCCCTGCAGCAGGGCGACGAGTTCGGGGGCATCCACCCTCGCCAGGATAGGCCGCCGGTCAGTCCAGGCACTCGGACGCCGGCACAACCTTGGCGCTCATGTTGCGGCGCATCATCTGCAGCGCCGCCTCACCCAGCCCGGCGTCGATGTGCGCCACCGCGTCGGACGGGATCACCACGTCGAAATGTCGCACGTAGGCGTCCAGCGCGCTGTACAGGATGCACTGCTCGGTGACCTGGCCGGCCAGTATGAGCCGACGGGCGCCCAACCGGCCCAGCAGGTAATCCAGCGCGGTCGCATAGAACACACTGTGGCGCACCTTGGTCAGCAGCAGGCAGTCGTCCGCCGGGACGATCGGCCGCACCAGTTCGGGGTGTTCACCGGCCAGCGCGGCCTCGACGATGTCACTGAACTGCGCCGTGAAATCGCCGTAGTTGTCGTTGACGTAGATCAGGTCGATGTTCTCGCGGCTGCGAGCGCTCTTGATCAGTCCGACCAGCGGATCGATGATCGGTGCCACGTTGGGGGCAAGCAGTTCGGCATCCTCGTGCCGGTAGTGGTTGAGCATGTCCACAACCACCAGTGCGGTATCGCTCATGCCTCATTTGGTACCCAGTGGCCCGATCTTGACACTTTTCGGGTGACAATGGGCGCGATGGACTTCTACAGCGCCTATCACCACGGTTTCGCGCGGGTTGCCGCCTGCACCCACCACACGGCGTTGGCGGATCCGCCGGCGAACGCCGAATCGGTGCTCCGGTTGGCGCAGGCCTGCCACGACGACGGCGTGGCCGTCGCTGTTTTTCCCGAGCTGACCTTGTCTGGCTACTCGATCGACGACATCCTGATGCAGGATGCCCTGCTGGAGTCGGTGGAAGAGGCGCTCATCGAAATCGTCGCGGCCTCGGTGGTGTTGACGCCGGTGCTCGTGGTCGGTGCACCGCTGCGGTACCGGCATCGGATCTACAACGCCGCGGTCGTCATCCACCGTGGCGCCGTGCTCGGGGTGGCTCCCAAGTCCTATCTACCGACCTACCGGGAGTTCTACGAGCGCAGGCAGATGGCCACCGGCGCCGACGTGCGCGGCACCATTCGGGTGGCCGGTGCCGAGGTGCCGTTCGGGCCGGACCTGCTGTTCGTGGCGTCCGACCTTCCCGGGCTGGTTCTGCATGTCGAGATCTGCGAGGACATGTTCGTGCCGGTGCCCCCCAGTGCGCAGGCCGCGCTGGCGGGCGCGACGGTGCTGGCGAACCTCTCGGGCAGCCCGATCACCGTGGGGCGCGCCGAAGACCGTGCGCTGCTGGCTCGCTCGGCTTCGTCGCGGTGCCTGGCCGCCTATGTGTACGCCGCGGCCGGCGAGGGGGAGTCGACCACCGATCTGGCCTGGGACGGCCAGACGATGATCTGGGAGAACGGACTGCTGCTCGCCGAGAGTGAGCGCTTCCCGAGGGGTGAGCGACGCTCGGTGGCGGACGTGGACCTGGAGCTGCTGCGTTCCGAGCGACTGAGGATGGGCACGTTCGACGACAACGCCAGAAATCATGGCGCCCAGGTGGATTCGTTCCGCCGTATCGAGTTCCAGCTCGACCCGCCGACGGGTGACATCGGGCTGCTGCGCGAGGTCGAACGGTTCCCGTTCGTGCCGGCGGATCCCGCACGCCTGCAACAGGATTGCTATGAGGCGTACAACATCCAGGTTTCCGGCCTGGAGCAGCGGTTGCGCGCGCTGAAGTACCCCAAGGTGGTCATCGGGGTGTCCGG
It encodes:
- the rplU gene encoding 50S ribosomal protein L21, translating into MATYAIVKTGGKQYKVAAGDVVKVEKLDAEPGASVSLPVALVVDGAKVTSKADDLAKVAVTGEVLEHTKGPKIRIHKFKNKTGYHKRQGHRQQLTVLKVTGIK
- the rpmA gene encoding 50S ribosomal protein L27, giving the protein MAHKKGASSSRNGRESAAQRLGVKRFGGQVVKAGEILVRQRGTHFHPGVNVGRGGDDTLFALAPGSVEFGSKRGRKHVNIVPVPRPEA
- the obgE gene encoding GTPase ObgE is translated as MPRFVDRVVIHASAGNGGHGCASVHREKFKPLGGPDGGNGGRGGSIVLVVDPQVHTLLDFHFHPHVVAPSGKQGAGSNRDGAAGDDLIVRVPDGTVVLDENGRMLADMVGAGTRFEAAQGGRGGLGNAALASRARKAPGFALLGEKGQSRDLTLELKTVADVGLIGFPSAGKSSLVSTISAAKPKIADYPFTTLVPNLGVVSAGDNTFTVADVPGLIPGASEGRGLGLEFLRHLERCAVLVHVVDCATMEPGRDPISDIEALEAELAAYSPTLQGDSTLGDLASRPRAVVLNKIDVPDARELADFVREEVADRFGWPVYEISTVSRDGLRPLIFALWEMVKAYRDAQPAVVPRRPVIRPIAVDESGFTVETDGFGGFIVRGTRPERWIAQTNFDNDEAVGYLGDRLARLGVEDELFKLGAKPGCAVTIGDMTFDWEPQTPAGVDMPLTGRGTDIRLEQTDRIGAAERKAARRERRQPGSEDA
- the proB gene encoding glutamate 5-kinase, with product MSVHREAIRTARSVVVKIGTTALTTPAGVFDARRLAVLVEAIEGRMKAGSDLVIVSSGAIAAGIEPLGLSKRPTDLATKQAAASVGQVALVNAWSSAFAVYSRTVGQVLLTAHDIAMRVQHNNAQRTLDRLRALHAVAIVNENDTVATNEIRFGDNDRLSALVAQLVGADALILLSDIDGLYDSDPRKGNARFIPEVAAQGDLDGVVAGGGSNLGTGGMASKLSSALLAADAGVPVLLAAAADAGAALSDASVGTVFAPRPERMSARRFWVRHAAESHGALTLDDGAVRAVVKQRRSLLPAGITEVSGRFHGGDVVDLRGLDGQTVARGVVAYEATELAAIIGRSTPDLPAELRRPAVHADDLVAT
- a CDS encoding TetR/AcrR family transcriptional regulator, which encodes MPSVTRKPQANREERRERIERQLLDATDRLMADGTSFTELSVDRLATEAGISRASFYIYFEDKGHLLRRLASQVFGDLTQAAERWWSVSGRRDPDDVRAAMAGIIASYRRHQPVLIALNEMSGYDPLVGQTYRELLTGIGDQLTRVIEQGQADGSIRTQLPADVTASTLTWMVERTCHQNLPSHPNSYDAELADTLTQIIWGALYLESPHL
- a CDS encoding cytochrome P450, which encodes MTVSPITSATSYVRPYDPIDLSSRVFWATTAADREVSFAELRASRPVSWHPPVEDALMPDPDDRGFWAVTRHADIVTVSRDSETYLSGKGVLFESIPEELLEASQSFLAMDAPRHTLIRKLVHAAFTPRQVARIETSIKENARDIVAELKEVGSGVDFVDQCAKELPIRTLSDMVGIPESERQRVAHAADALVSWADPVYLAGRNPLEVLLQNQMYLHQVANALAAERRQSPGNDLISALVHAEVDGDRLTDAEVAAFFVLLAVAGNDTTRQTTSHALKALTDHPDQRAWLLADFDDRIGGAVEEFVRWATPVMTFRRTAAVDVELGGQRISAGEKVVMFYSSGNRDAEVFDRPEVLDLSRKPNPHLGFGGGGRHFCLGAHVARTQLRAIFGELLHQLPDIAAGEPAYLEGNFVHAIRSMPCTFS
- a CDS encoding NAD-dependent protein deacetylase, encoding MDAPELVALLQGRRVAVLTGAGMSTDSGIPDYRGPDSPPSNPMTIRQFTSDPVFRQRYWARNHVGWRHMDNTLPNAGHRALAALEATGVVNGLITQNVDLLHSKAGSRSVVNLHGTYAQVICLDCGATMGRDELAALLEAANPGFIERAEAVGGIAVAPDADAVVRETDSFTVVDCPACAGMLKPDIVYFGESVPKARVEQAYSMVDDGEALLVAGSSLTVYSGYRFVRHAAAHEIPVAIINRGPTRGDDLATVKVEAGCSEMLTLLAGELRRTCTASTG
- a CDS encoding cysteine hydrolase family protein; amino-acid sequence: MSDTALVVVDMLNHYRHEDAELLAPNVAPIIDPLVGLIKSARSRENIDLIYVNDNYGDFTAQFSDIVEAALAGEHPELVRPIVPADDCLLLTKVRHSVFYATALDYLLGRLGARRLILAGQVTEQCILYSALDAYVRHFDVVIPSDAVAHIDAGLGEAALQMMRRNMSAKVVPASECLD
- a CDS encoding NAD(+) synthase: MDFYSAYHHGFARVAACTHHTALADPPANAESVLRLAQACHDDGVAVAVFPELTLSGYSIDDILMQDALLESVEEALIEIVAASVVLTPVLVVGAPLRYRHRIYNAAVVIHRGAVLGVAPKSYLPTYREFYERRQMATGADVRGTIRVAGAEVPFGPDLLFVASDLPGLVLHVEICEDMFVPVPPSAQAALAGATVLANLSGSPITVGRAEDRALLARSASSRCLAAYVYAAAGEGESTTDLAWDGQTMIWENGLLLAESERFPRGERRSVADVDLELLRSERLRMGTFDDNARNHGAQVDSFRRIEFQLDPPTGDIGLLREVERFPFVPADPARLQQDCYEAYNIQVSGLEQRLRALKYPKVVIGVSGGLDSTHALIVAARAMDRENRPRSDILAFTLPGFATGDRTKNNAIRLSQALGVTFEEIDIKKTAELMLTEMEHPFGRGEKVYDVTFENVQAGLRTDYLFRLANQRGGIVLGTGDLSELALGWSTYGVGDQMSHYNVNGGVPKTLIQHLIRWVISSDQFGGEVNEVLQSVLDTEITPELVPTGEDEEIQSSEAKVGPYALQDFSLFQVLRYGFRPSKVAFLAWHAWHDAAHGDWPAGFPEDKRPVYSLKDIRHWLQVFAQRFYSFSQFKRSALPNGPKVSHGGALSPRGDWRAPSDMSARIWLDEIERNVPEH